Proteins from a single region of Streptomyces vinaceus:
- a CDS encoding (4Fe-4S)-binding protein, with protein MPSKEPKAYDGKRITVTYDTGRCLHAAECVSGLPEVFDSGKRPWVQPDGAEPERVAEVVRRCPSGALRYRLADEGPAEEPDRPTTVVRSSAGQLVMRGDLRVTTSEGAVRHETRAMLCACGVSGNQPFCDHSGACGRD; from the coding sequence ATGCCATCCAAGGAACCCAAGGCCTACGACGGCAAGCGCATCACCGTCACCTACGACACCGGGCGGTGCCTGCACGCCGCCGAATGCGTGAGCGGGCTCCCCGAGGTGTTCGACTCGGGGAAGCGTCCGTGGGTACAGCCGGACGGCGCCGAGCCGGAACGGGTCGCCGAGGTGGTCCGCCGGTGCCCGTCGGGGGCGCTGCGGTACCGGCTCGCCGACGAGGGGCCGGCCGAGGAACCGGACCGGCCGACGACGGTCGTACGGTCGTCCGCCGGGCAGCTCGTGATGCGCGGCGATCTGCGCGTGACGACCTCCGAAGGGGCCGTCCGGCACGAGACCAGAGCGATGCTTTGCGCTTGTGGAGTGAGCGGGAACCAGCCGTTCTGCGACCACTCCGGGGCATGCGGCCGCGACTGA
- a CDS encoding SsgA family sporulation/cell division regulator — protein sequence MITVIEQAVQARLVAAAPKVETVPVTLCYDRADPFAVRMAFPAPATLEGVEVSWTFARELLESGLDRPTGWGDVRVRPYDIDRTTIEFHAPEGVAIVLMLTAELHRFLERAAAIVPPGLEHLYLDMDHDLAELMRDPH from the coding sequence TTGATCACTGTTATCGAGCAGGCCGTGCAGGCCCGTCTGGTCGCCGCCGCGCCGAAGGTCGAGACCGTACCCGTCACGCTCTGCTACGACCGAGCGGATCCCTTCGCCGTGCGCATGGCCTTCCCCGCTCCCGCCACCCTGGAAGGCGTCGAGGTGTCGTGGACCTTCGCCCGCGAGCTCCTCGAATCGGGGCTGGACCGCCCGACGGGGTGGGGCGACGTGCGGGTGCGGCCGTACGACATCGACCGGACCACGATCGAGTTCCACGCGCCGGAGGGTGTGGCGATCGTGCTGATGCTGACGGCCGAACTGCACCGCTTCCTGGAGCGGGCCGCGGCGATCGTGCCGCCGGGGCTGGAGCACCTGTACCTGGACATGGACCACGACCTGGCCGAGCTGATGCGCGACCCGCACTGA
- a CDS encoding ABC-F family ATP-binding cassette domain-containing protein, with translation MSHAPAFITCSALSFDWPDGTPVFEDFQLAVGPGRTGLIGLNGCGKSTLLKLISGELTPSDGQLSVAGTLGYLPQGVTLDTALRVDEALGIRTARAALHAIEAGEATEANFAAVGDDWDVEERALATLDQLGLARIGLDRTVGELSGGECVLLRLAALLLARPDVLLLDEPTNNLDLRARRRLYAAVESWSGVLLVVSHDRELLERVDQIADLHDGEVRWYGGNFSAYEEQLAAEQDAAERMVRVAEADVQRQKRELSDAHMKLARRKRYGQKMNDSKREPKIVMGARKRAAQESAGKHRILHTEKLAQAKERLDQAAEAVRDDDEIRIKLPATQVPPGRRVLTLSDVHLAHGARAAGEWELRGPERIALVGRNGSGKTTLLRTIAGALAPVSGEAVTHVPTRFLPQRLDVLDESRSVVENVARFAPQASNNLVRARLAHFLFRGARADRPAGTLSGGERFRAALAALLLAEPAPQLLMLDEPTNNLDLASVRQLTEALESYEGALLVASHDVPFLESLGITRWLLLDGELKPTTAEEVREALWHE, from the coding sequence ATGAGCCACGCCCCCGCATTCATCACCTGCTCCGCCCTGTCCTTCGACTGGCCCGACGGGACTCCCGTCTTCGAGGACTTCCAGCTGGCCGTCGGCCCCGGCCGAACCGGCCTCATCGGGCTCAACGGCTGCGGCAAGTCCACCCTGCTGAAACTCATCTCCGGTGAACTGACCCCCTCCGACGGCCAGTTGTCGGTGGCCGGCACCCTCGGGTACCTCCCGCAGGGGGTCACCCTCGACACCGCCCTGCGCGTGGACGAGGCGCTCGGCATCCGCACCGCCCGCGCCGCCCTGCACGCCATCGAGGCGGGCGAGGCGACCGAGGCGAACTTCGCCGCCGTCGGCGACGACTGGGACGTCGAGGAGCGGGCCCTGGCCACCCTCGACCAGCTCGGCCTCGCCCGCATCGGCCTGGACCGGACGGTTGGCGAACTGTCCGGCGGCGAATGCGTGTTGCTGCGCCTCGCCGCCCTGCTGCTCGCCCGCCCCGACGTCCTGCTGCTCGACGAGCCGACGAACAACCTGGACCTGCGGGCCCGGCGCCGCCTGTACGCGGCGGTCGAGTCCTGGTCCGGGGTGCTGCTCGTGGTCAGCCACGACCGGGAGCTGCTGGAGCGGGTCGACCAGATCGCCGACCTGCACGACGGCGAAGTCCGCTGGTACGGGGGGAACTTCTCCGCGTACGAGGAACAGCTGGCCGCCGAGCAGGACGCGGCCGAGCGGATGGTCCGGGTCGCGGAGGCCGACGTACAGCGGCAGAAGCGGGAACTGTCCGACGCGCACATGAAGTTGGCGCGGCGCAAGCGGTACGGCCAGAAGATGAACGACTCGAAGCGCGAGCCGAAGATCGTCATGGGCGCCCGCAAGCGCGCGGCGCAGGAGTCGGCCGGCAAGCACCGGATCCTGCACACCGAGAAGCTGGCGCAGGCGAAGGAACGCCTGGACCAGGCGGCGGAGGCGGTCCGGGACGACGACGAGATCCGGATCAAGCTGCCCGCCACGCAGGTCCCGCCGGGCAGGCGGGTCCTGACCCTGAGCGACGTGCACCTGGCGCACGGGGCGCGGGCCGCGGGCGAGTGGGAGCTGCGCGGTCCGGAGCGGATCGCGCTGGTGGGCCGCAACGGCTCGGGCAAGACGACCCTGCTGCGCACGATCGCGGGGGCGCTCGCGCCGGTGTCCGGGGAGGCGGTCACGCACGTGCCGACGCGGTTCCTGCCGCAGCGGCTGGACGTGCTCGACGAGAGCCGCTCGGTGGTGGAGAACGTGGCCCGGTTCGCCCCGCAGGCCTCGAACAACCTGGTCCGGGCGCGGCTCGCGCACTTCCTGTTCCGGGGCGCCCGGGCGGACCGGCCGGCCGGCACCCTGTCGGGCGGCGAGCGGTTCCGGGCGGCTCTGGCGGCGCTGCTGCTGGCGGAGCCGGCTCCGCAGCTGCTGATGCTGGACGAGCCGACGAACAACCTGGACCTGGCCAGCGTGCGGCAGCTCACGGAGGCACTGGAGTCGTACGAGGGTGCGCTGCTGGTGGCCAGCCACGACGTGCCGTTCCTGGAGTCGCTCGGGATCACCCGGTGGCTGCTGCTGGACGGCGAGCTGAAGCCGACCACGGCCGAGGAGGTGCGCGAGGCCCTCTGGCACGAGTGA
- a CDS encoding acyl-ACP desaturase yields MTITSPHLGSSEAWTDAKLLFALEEVVEKELNRHLKVTKDWMPHEYVPWSDGRNFPGFFEDGEAWDPQQSKVTDIGKIALVVNLLTEDNLPSYHHEIATLFGRNGAWGTWVHRWTAEEGRHGIVMRDYLLASRAVDPDKLEAFRMQHMSEGFESDNRHSMLHSVAYVAFQELATRISHRNTGHQSGDPVCDRMLARIAQDENLHMVFYRNLLGAAFELAPDLTMQAVRDVVVNFRMPGHGMPGFERMAAQMAIGGVYNLRIHHDDVLSPVIRFLKIMDIDGLGPEGRQAQEELGLFMNGLDSEARKFDERLAARAARLAARKA; encoded by the coding sequence GTGACAATCACCTCTCCCCACCTCGGCAGCTCGGAGGCGTGGACCGACGCCAAGCTGCTGTTCGCGCTGGAAGAGGTGGTCGAGAAGGAACTCAACCGCCATCTGAAGGTCACCAAGGACTGGATGCCCCACGAGTACGTCCCGTGGAGCGACGGCCGCAACTTCCCGGGCTTCTTCGAGGACGGCGAGGCCTGGGACCCGCAGCAGTCCAAGGTCACCGACATCGGCAAGATCGCGCTGGTCGTGAACCTGCTGACGGAGGACAACCTCCCCAGCTACCACCACGAGATCGCCACGCTCTTCGGGCGCAACGGCGCCTGGGGCACGTGGGTGCACCGCTGGACGGCCGAGGAGGGCCGCCACGGCATCGTGATGCGCGACTACCTGCTGGCCTCGCGCGCCGTGGACCCGGACAAGCTGGAAGCGTTCCGCATGCAGCACATGTCGGAGGGCTTCGAGTCCGACAACCGGCACTCGATGCTGCACTCGGTGGCGTACGTGGCCTTCCAGGAGCTCGCGACCCGCATCTCGCACCGCAACACCGGCCACCAGTCCGGTGACCCGGTCTGCGACCGGATGCTGGCCCGCATCGCGCAGGACGAGAACCTGCACATGGTCTTCTACCGCAACCTGCTGGGCGCGGCCTTCGAGCTCGCCCCGGACCTGACGATGCAGGCCGTTCGGGACGTCGTGGTCAACTTCCGGATGCCCGGACACGGTATGCCCGGCTTCGAGCGGATGGCCGCGCAGATGGCGATCGGCGGGGTCTACAACCTGCGGATCCACCACGACGACGTGCTGAGCCCCGTGATCCGCTTCCTGAAGATCATGGACATCGACGGTCTCGGTCCCGAGGGCCGGCAGGCCCAGGAGGAGCTCGGGCTCTTCATGAACGGTCTGGACTCCGAGGCCCGCAAGTTCGACGAGCGTCTGGCCGCCCGCGCGGCGCGTCTCGCGGCCCGCAAGGCCTGA
- a CDS encoding WhiB family transcriptional regulator — MSMNTSTTAAPAWYDLALCAQTGPGFFFPEPGSSLRDAKRLCGACEGRAACLEYALANDERFGVWGGLSESERLALRRRG; from the coding sequence ATGTCGATGAACACCTCCACCACCGCAGCACCCGCCTGGTACGACCTCGCCCTCTGCGCCCAGACGGGCCCGGGCTTCTTCTTCCCGGAGCCGGGCTCCTCCCTGCGGGACGCGAAGCGGCTGTGCGGGGCGTGCGAGGGCCGCGCGGCGTGCCTGGAGTACGCCCTGGCCAACGACGAGCGCTTCGGCGTCTGGGGCGGGCTCTCGGAATCCGAGCGCCTCGCCCTGCGCCGGCGCGGCTGA
- a CDS encoding VOC family protein, which yields MLTTDYTDGSPNWVDLGTPDLDGAAGFYTALFGWDYRPGGEEAGGYAMFQLDGRTVAGGMAVAPGEVRSAWTVYFRSSDADATAAAVVQAGGTVAVEPRDVMGLGRMAIFADPAGVTFSIWQPGRIEGLGAVTDVGTLCWTELYTPDVPAAAAFYGAVFGWEVNEMPFEGGSYTAVKAAGTPDRAAFGGLVPIGTDPVEDAERPYWTPYFEVPDCDVTAAQAEESGGKVRLSPVSMEGVGRFAKLADPYGARFAVIASAPAPGA from the coding sequence ATGCTCACGACGGACTACACGGACGGCTCCCCGAACTGGGTCGACCTCGGCACGCCCGACCTCGACGGGGCCGCCGGGTTCTACACCGCGCTGTTCGGCTGGGACTACCGGCCGGGCGGCGAGGAAGCCGGCGGATACGCGATGTTCCAGCTCGACGGCAGGACGGTGGCGGGCGGCATGGCCGTCGCGCCGGGCGAGGTCCGGTCGGCGTGGACGGTGTACTTCCGGAGCTCCGACGCGGACGCCACCGCGGCCGCCGTGGTCCAGGCGGGCGGCACGGTCGCGGTCGAGCCCAGGGACGTCATGGGCCTCGGCCGGATGGCGATCTTCGCCGACCCCGCGGGGGTCACGTTCTCGATCTGGCAGCCGGGCAGGATCGAAGGCCTCGGCGCCGTCACCGACGTCGGCACCCTGTGCTGGACCGAGCTCTACACGCCCGATGTGCCGGCGGCCGCGGCCTTCTACGGCGCGGTCTTCGGGTGGGAGGTCAACGAGATGCCTTTCGAGGGCGGCTCGTACACCGCGGTCAAAGCGGCGGGCACGCCCGACCGGGCGGCCTTCGGCGGCCTCGTCCCGATCGGGACCGACCCGGTGGAGGACGCCGAACGCCCCTACTGGACCCCGTACTTCGAGGTGCCCGACTGTGACGTGACGGCGGCCCAGGCGGAGGAGTCGGGCGGCAAGGTCCGGCTGTCGCCGGTGTCCATGGAGGGCGTCGGCCGCTTCGCCAAGCTGGCCGACCCCTACGGCGCGCGGTTCGCCGTCATCGCCAGCGCCCCCGCCCCGGGGGCTTGA
- the ligD gene encoding non-homologous end-joining DNA ligase codes for MGASGNAIELDAGGRTVRLSSPDKVYFPERGLTKLDVARYYLSVADGITRALRNRPTTLERYPEGVEGESFFQKRAPKNLPDWIPTAHIEFPSGRTADEICPTEPAAVLWAANLGCLTFHPWPVRRGDTDRPDELRIDLDPQPGTDYHHAVICAHELRDVLEDLGLRGWPKTSGGRGLHVFVPIEPRWTFTEVRRCAIAIGRELEQRMPGKVTTAWWKEERGERIFVDYNQTARDRTIASAYSVRPRPHAPVSAPLRWDEIDSAEPRDFDITTMPARYAELGDLHADMDEHAFTLDAALELAERHEHEHGLGDMPYPPDYPKMPGEPKRVQPSRAKHGETKGREDTKDEDSS; via the coding sequence ATGGGTGCATCCGGTAATGCCATCGAGCTGGACGCGGGCGGGCGGACCGTACGGCTGTCCAGCCCGGACAAGGTCTACTTCCCCGAGCGGGGCCTGACCAAGCTGGACGTGGCGCGGTACTACCTGTCCGTGGCCGACGGGATCACGCGCGCCCTGCGCAACCGGCCCACCACCCTGGAGCGCTACCCCGAAGGGGTGGAGGGCGAGTCCTTCTTCCAGAAGCGCGCCCCGAAGAACCTGCCCGACTGGATCCCGACCGCCCACATCGAGTTCCCCAGCGGGCGCACAGCCGACGAGATCTGCCCGACCGAACCGGCCGCCGTCCTGTGGGCCGCCAACCTGGGCTGCCTGACCTTCCACCCCTGGCCGGTGCGGCGCGGGGACACCGACCGGCCCGACGAACTGCGCATCGACCTGGACCCGCAACCGGGCACCGACTACCACCACGCGGTGATCTGCGCCCACGAGCTGCGCGACGTACTGGAGGACCTGGGCCTGCGCGGCTGGCCCAAGACCTCCGGCGGGCGGGGTCTGCACGTCTTCGTCCCGATCGAGCCGCGCTGGACGTTCACCGAGGTCCGGCGCTGCGCGATCGCGATCGGCCGTGAACTGGAACAGCGGATGCCCGGCAAGGTGACCACGGCGTGGTGGAAGGAGGAGCGCGGCGAGCGGATCTTCGTCGACTACAACCAGACCGCCCGCGACCGCACGATCGCCTCCGCGTACTCCGTGCGCCCACGCCCGCACGCCCCGGTCTCGGCCCCGCTGCGCTGGGACGAGATCGACTCCGCCGAGCCCCGCGACTTCGACATCACCACGATGCCGGCGCGGTACGCGGAGCTCGGGGACCTGCACGCGGACATGGACGAGCACGCCTTCACCCTGGACGCGGCCCTGGAACTGGCCGAGCGCCACGAACACGAGCACGGCCTGGGCGACATGCCGTACCCGCCGGACTACCCGAAGATGCCCGGCGAGCCGAAGCGCGTCCAGCCGAGCCGGGCGAAGCACGGGGAGACGAAGGGCCGCGAGGACACGAAGGACGAGGACAGCTCGTAG
- a CDS encoding ATP-dependent DNA ligase, producing the protein MDLPVMPPVKPMLAKSVSKIPPGMQYEAKWDGFRAIVHRDGDEVEIGSRTGKSLTRYFPELVTALKDNLPARCVVDGEIVIVHGGRLDFDRLTERIHPAQSRVDMLAQKTPAGFVAFDLLALGDQSLLDTPLAARRTALTDALSTARPPVHLAPATTDPALAQEWFERFEGAGLDGVIAKPLDLPYRPDARLMFKIKHERTADVVVAGFRFHKSGPIVGSLLLGLHDAHGALQHVGVCAAFPMKRRAELVEELAPLRMDDTTGHPWAAWAEEAAHESARLPGAQSRWTGKKDLSWVPLRPERVCEVAYDHLEGDRFRHTAQFRRWRPDREPQSCTYAQLEEVVGYDLAEVLNLKA; encoded by the coding sequence ATGGATCTGCCCGTGATGCCGCCCGTGAAGCCGATGCTCGCCAAGTCGGTGTCCAAGATCCCTCCGGGCATGCAGTACGAGGCCAAATGGGACGGCTTCCGGGCCATCGTGCACCGCGACGGCGACGAGGTGGAGATCGGCAGCCGTACGGGGAAGTCCCTGACCCGGTACTTTCCCGAGTTGGTGACCGCGCTGAAGGACAACCTGCCCGCCCGCTGCGTCGTGGACGGCGAGATCGTCATCGTTCACGGCGGGCGGCTCGACTTCGACCGGCTGACCGAGCGGATCCATCCCGCGCAGTCCCGTGTCGACATGCTGGCGCAGAAGACGCCGGCCGGGTTCGTCGCCTTCGATCTGCTCGCGCTCGGCGACCAGTCCCTCCTCGACACCCCGCTCGCAGCCCGCCGTACCGCCCTCACCGACGCCCTGTCCACCGCTCGGCCCCCCGTTCATCTCGCGCCCGCCACCACCGACCCCGCGCTCGCGCAGGAGTGGTTCGAGCGGTTCGAGGGCGCCGGGCTCGACGGGGTGATCGCCAAACCGCTCGATCTGCCCTACCGGCCCGATGCCCGCCTCATGTTCAAGATCAAGCACGAGCGTACGGCCGACGTCGTCGTCGCGGGCTTCCGTTTCCACAAGAGCGGTCCGATTGTCGGATCGCTCCTCCTGGGCCTGCACGACGCCCACGGAGCCCTCCAGCACGTGGGCGTCTGCGCCGCCTTCCCCATGAAGCGCCGGGCCGAACTGGTGGAGGAGCTCGCACCCCTGCGGATGGACGACACCACCGGCCACCCGTGGGCCGCCTGGGCCGAGGAGGCCGCCCATGAGAGCGCCCGGCTGCCCGGCGCACAGAGCCGCTGGACCGGCAAGAAGGACCTCTCCTGGGTACCGCTGCGCCCCGAGCGCGTCTGCGAGGTCGCGTACGACCACCTGGAGGGCGACCGCTTCCGGCACACCGCCCAGTTCCGCCGCTGGCGGCCCGACCGCGAACCGCAGAGCTGTACGTACGCCCAGCTCGAAGAGGTCGTCGGCTACGACCTCGCCGAGGTCCTCAACTTGAAGGCGTAG
- a CDS encoding NAD(P)-binding protein, translating into MAHVLVIGGGVGGLATALLAARYGHTAELFERDTRAPGAALDRDFFGWHRPGVPQATQPHALLGAARTVLRQELPDVHARMLRLGARERHELDWFDVRPPARPGDEDLVMLQARRIVLESALTTALRAEPGAVMHHGEPVTGLLAEARGSAVRVGGVTTAAGAYAGDLVVDAGGRRGGVERLLPAAGCRPAVVERHRTGLAYFCRWYRLPEGMEEGPRRPWAVTGNTFAGCAVFPADNRLFAVTLFVHTGDTTRAALRDPAVFEAAARAFPPGAAWLDLGAEPLSGVLATGGLDNRWSALVDERGPVATGLVPIGDAITHTNPTLGQGTSLALWAACRVARTAHQDPGSVRFAAAYHAWAVRTLKPWFDFQVVADTAIGERFATRAGRTESARAVAALFECALEDPEVMRARARVRHLVEPPERAYADPQVRARVERWLAARPGYAPHAAGPDREEWEKLVRAPAPGWPQYLY; encoded by the coding sequence ATGGCACATGTGCTGGTCATCGGCGGAGGTGTCGGGGGGCTGGCGACCGCGCTGCTCGCGGCGCGGTACGGACACACCGCCGAGCTGTTCGAACGCGATACGCGCGCACCCGGCGCCGCGCTCGACCGGGACTTCTTCGGCTGGCACCGGCCGGGCGTCCCGCAGGCCACGCAGCCGCACGCCCTGCTCGGTGCGGCCCGTACGGTCCTGCGGCAGGAACTGCCCGACGTCCACGCGCGGATGCTGCGGCTCGGGGCGCGCGAGCGGCACGAGCTGGACTGGTTCGACGTACGCCCGCCGGCCCGGCCCGGTGACGAGGACCTGGTGATGCTCCAGGCCCGGCGCATCGTCCTGGAGAGCGCCCTGACCACCGCGCTGCGCGCCGAACCGGGGGCCGTGATGCACCACGGGGAGCCGGTGACCGGGCTGCTGGCCGAGGCGCGGGGTTCCGCCGTACGGGTGGGGGGCGTGACCACTGCGGCCGGTGCGTACGCGGGGGACCTCGTGGTGGACGCGGGCGGGCGGCGCGGGGGCGTCGAGCGCCTGCTGCCCGCGGCGGGCTGCCGGCCGGCGGTGGTGGAACGGCACCGGACGGGGCTGGCGTACTTCTGCCGCTGGTACCGGCTGCCCGAGGGGATGGAGGAGGGGCCGCGCAGGCCGTGGGCGGTGACCGGGAACACGTTCGCGGGGTGCGCCGTCTTCCCGGCCGACAACCGGCTGTTCGCGGTGACCCTGTTCGTCCACACCGGGGACACCACCCGCGCCGCGCTGCGCGATCCCGCCGTGTTCGAGGCCGCGGCCCGGGCCTTTCCGCCCGGAGCGGCCTGGCTGGACCTGGGCGCCGAACCGCTGTCCGGGGTCCTGGCCACGGGCGGCCTGGACAACCGGTGGAGCGCGCTGGTCGACGAGCGGGGGCCGGTGGCGACCGGCCTGGTGCCGATCGGGGATGCGATCACGCACACCAACCCGACGCTGGGGCAGGGCACCTCGCTGGCGCTGTGGGCCGCGTGCAGGGTGGCCCGTACGGCGCACCAGGACCCGGGATCGGTGCGGTTCGCCGCCGCGTACCACGCGTGGGCCGTACGCACCCTGAAGCCGTGGTTCGACTTCCAGGTGGTGGCCGACACGGCCATCGGGGAGCGGTTCGCGACGCGGGCGGGGCGGACGGAGTCGGCGCGCGCGGTGGCCGCGCTCTTCGAGTGCGCGCTGGAGGACCCCGAGGTGATGCGGGCCCGGGCGCGGGTGCGGCACCTGGTCGAACCGCCGGAGCGGGCGTACGCGGACCCGCAGGTGAGGGCCCGTGTGGAGCGCTGGCTGGCGGCCCGCCCCGGATACGCGCCACACGCGGCGGGCCCGGACCGCGAGGAGTGGGAGAAGCTGGTCCGCGCCCCGGCGCCCGGTTGGCCCCAATACCTTTACTGA
- a CDS encoding NAD(P)/FAD-dependent oxidoreductase — translation MDNASDDARDNTPTDSFDVVVVGGGTAGLAGALTLARARRRVLVLDSGSPRNAPAAHLHGYLGRDGASPAELLAVGRAEVTGYGGRIRCGAAGTALAADRLPGGGFLVRCADGSSVRAGRLLIATGLVDELPELPGLRERWGRDVLHCPYCHGWEVRDEPVAVLATGPLAVHQAQMWRNWTDRVTLLTHTRRLTEEDRELLSALGVAVAEGEVSGLDIAGDRLAGVTLADGGKVACTALVVAPRFTARAGVAASLGLPVATVERDGTAIGTCLEADPLTGATALRGVWAAGNVAGPMEQLAGAAAAGVRAAVALNGDLIEEEGRRALEAHRAAAGGGGAGAGGA, via the coding sequence ATGGACAACGCGAGCGACGACGCAAGGGACAACACGCCGACGGACTCCTTCGACGTGGTGGTCGTGGGCGGTGGGACCGCCGGACTCGCCGGGGCGCTCACCCTGGCCCGGGCCCGCCGCCGCGTACTGGTGCTCGACTCCGGCAGCCCGCGCAACGCCCCCGCCGCCCACCTGCACGGCTACCTGGGCCGGGACGGGGCGAGCCCGGCGGAGCTGCTGGCGGTGGGGCGGGCCGAGGTCACCGGGTACGGGGGCCGGATCCGCTGCGGAGCCGCCGGCACCGCGCTCGCCGCCGACCGGCTGCCCGGCGGCGGCTTCCTCGTCCGGTGCGCCGACGGGTCCTCCGTACGGGCGGGCCGGCTGCTGATCGCCACGGGGCTGGTCGACGAACTGCCGGAGCTGCCGGGGCTGCGCGAGCGCTGGGGGCGGGACGTGCTGCACTGCCCGTACTGCCACGGCTGGGAGGTGCGCGACGAGCCGGTCGCGGTGCTGGCCACCGGTCCGCTCGCCGTGCACCAGGCGCAGATGTGGCGGAACTGGACCGACCGCGTGACCCTGCTGACCCATACCCGGCGGCTCACCGAGGAGGACCGGGAGCTGCTGTCCGCGCTCGGCGTCGCGGTGGCGGAGGGCGAGGTGAGCGGGCTGGACATCGCCGGCGACCGGCTGGCCGGCGTGACCTTGGCCGACGGCGGGAAGGTGGCGTGCACGGCCCTCGTGGTGGCCCCGCGGTTCACCGCCCGCGCCGGGGTCGCGGCGAGCCTCGGGCTGCCCGTGGCCACGGTGGAGCGGGACGGGACGGCGATCGGCACCTGCCTGGAGGCGGATCCGCTGACCGGAGCCACCGCGCTGCGCGGTGTCTGGGCGGCCGGGAACGTGGCCGGCCCCATGGAGCAGCTGGCCGGGGCGGCCGCGGCCGGGGTGCGGGCGGCCGTGGCGCTCAACGGCGACCTGATCGAGGAGGAGGGCCGGCGGGCGCTGGAAGCCCACCGCGCCGCTGCCGGCGGCGGGGGCGCGGGCGCGGGCGGAGCTTAG
- a CDS encoding nucleotide triphosphate diphosphatase NUDT15 has translation MTTPSDRPGPPTRAVPRPNAVVGVGLVVTDPAGRVLLGQAHDGRWELPGGKVDPGESFEQAAARELAEETDLRAAPEDIRILTVQLSPEAGTTRLTAGAVTGAAEGTPTVTEPHKILRWQWFAPEAIPEALYAPSVTVLRAWRPELGPTLPPVPSYDYPTP, from the coding sequence ATGACCACACCCAGCGACCGCCCCGGACCCCCGACCCGGGCCGTCCCCCGGCCCAACGCCGTCGTCGGCGTCGGCCTCGTCGTGACCGACCCGGCCGGGCGCGTGCTCCTCGGCCAGGCCCACGACGGCCGCTGGGAGCTGCCCGGCGGGAAGGTCGACCCCGGCGAGAGCTTCGAGCAGGCCGCCGCCCGCGAGCTGGCCGAGGAGACGGATCTGCGGGCCGCCCCCGAGGACATCCGGATCCTGACCGTCCAGCTCTCCCCGGAGGCAGGGACGACCCGCCTGACCGCGGGGGCCGTGACCGGCGCCGCCGAGGGCACCCCCACCGTCACCGAGCCGCACAAGATCCTGCGCTGGCAGTGGTTCGCCCCGGAGGCGATCCCGGAAGCCCTCTATGCGCCCTCCGTGACGGTCCTCCGCGCCTGGCGCCCCGAGCTCGGGCCGACCCTGCCGCCCGTCCCCTCGTACGACTACCCGACGCCCTGA
- a CDS encoding DUF6400 family protein — MAPHHPTPPTGPDSAGLTEFTVDLTAQEVLRRAQVMAALGPDWDPVEVLRGEEAAYDLLYSGLDAEQQRIHDSLVEAGVLAPRGDGHAAA; from the coding sequence ATGGCCCCCCACCACCCCACACCCCCCACCGGCCCGGACTCCGCCGGGCTGACCGAGTTCACCGTCGACCTCACCGCCCAGGAGGTCCTGCGGCGGGCCCAGGTCATGGCCGCCCTCGGCCCCGACTGGGACCCCGTCGAGGTACTGCGCGGTGAGGAGGCGGCGTACGACCTGCTCTACTCCGGCCTCGACGCCGAGCAGCAGCGCATCCACGACAGCCTGGTCGAGGCCGGTGTGCTCGCCCCGCGCGGGGACGGCCATGCTGCCGCTTGA